From Triticum aestivum cultivar Chinese Spring chromosome 4A, IWGSC CS RefSeq v2.1, whole genome shotgun sequence, a single genomic window includes:
- the LOC123083461 gene encoding uncharacterized protein translates to MATARATAAFSSVAIMLLFVCVGAHAGGRGDKVKVVDLVVETCKNASSSCRNKHLNVTQEFCVQTLRSDKRSSKAKDLRDLSLVAVDILKIRVAAAGGKVKEALQKAKKGTDEALGLRYCQVDYDAAIGTLGLCDAMLRDFHVPRGDADGPWSFELPECVEKATDHVSDCWHDLHMDSQTLINENEELIKLGDLNNVLLGPYDFDS, encoded by the coding sequence ATGGCAACCGCACGGGCGACCGCTGCCTTCTCCTCGGTTGCCATCATGCTCCTTTTTGTGTGCGTCGGCGCACATGCCGGCGGGCGCGGCGACAAGGTCAAGGTGGTGGACCTCGTGGTAGAAACCTGCAAGAACGCTTCGAGCAGCTGCCGCAACAAGCACCTGAACGTCACCCAGGAATTCTGCGTGCAGACTCTCCGGTCGGACAAAAGGAGCTCCAAGGCCAAGGACCTCCGTGACCTGTCCCTCGTCGCCGTCGACATCCTCAAGATCCGTGTGGCAGCTGCCGGCGGCAAGGTGAAGGAAGCACTCCAGAAAGCCAAGAAAGGTACGGACGAGGCACTCGGCCTCAGGTATTGCCAGGTGGACTACGATGCCGCTATCGGCACCCTCGGTCTCTGCGACGCCATGCTCAGGGACTTCCATGTCCCCAGGGGCGACGCCGACGGCCCGTGGTCCTTTGAACTGCCCGAGTGTGTGGAGAAGGCGACTGACCATGTCAGCGACTGCTGGCATGATCTTCACATGGATAGCCAGACACTTATCAATGAAAACGAGGAGCTGATCAAGCTGGGCGACCTCAACAATGTCTTGCTAGGGCCATATGACTTTGATAGTTAA